One part of the Tunicatimonas pelagia genome encodes these proteins:
- a CDS encoding hemolysin family protein, producing the protein MGLLIFFFVLSIAFSFLCSILEAVILSVTPSYVNRKVQEGATTGELLKSYQQDIDKPLSAILTLNTIAHTVGAIGVGAQAGKLFGDSEIGLGFTSISMESIIAAVMTLAILILSEIIPKTIGANNWRTLAPFTVQALRIMILLLTPFVWLSQAITKGLKKEKGRSVLSRADLTAMAQASEESGAIDKDESKIIKNLLRLNKLRVRDVMTPRAVMVMAEISQTLSEYYEQYKPMRFSRIPVFEESQDRVVGMVLKDEVLRGLAEDQHQLTLTKLRRDIKSVLDTEILPTLFDQLLTQREHIAIVHDEYGTVVGLVTLEDVLETILGLEIMDESDTVEDMQRHARQQWEKRAKEQGLAT; encoded by the coding sequence ATGGGATTACTCATATTTTTTTTCGTATTGTCTATCGCGTTTTCATTTTTATGCTCTATTCTAGAAGCGGTTATTCTTAGTGTAACCCCCTCTTATGTAAACCGGAAGGTGCAAGAAGGGGCTACTACCGGCGAACTACTCAAATCGTACCAACAAGATATTGATAAGCCGCTGTCGGCCATACTTACCCTAAATACTATTGCCCACACCGTAGGGGCGATTGGAGTAGGTGCTCAGGCAGGTAAACTATTTGGCGACTCGGAAATTGGCCTAGGCTTTACCAGCATCAGTATGGAATCTATTATCGCTGCAGTAATGACGTTGGCCATTCTGATATTATCGGAGATTATACCCAAAACCATTGGCGCAAATAATTGGCGTACGCTAGCTCCGTTTACCGTGCAAGCCCTGAGAATTATGATTTTATTATTGACTCCTTTTGTTTGGCTCAGCCAAGCAATTACAAAGGGGCTAAAGAAAGAGAAAGGGCGTTCGGTGCTTAGTAGGGCAGACCTAACGGCAATGGCGCAGGCTAGTGAGGAAAGCGGGGCAATTGATAAAGACGAATCGAAGATTATTAAGAATTTGCTACGCTTAAACAAACTGCGGGTGCGCGACGTAATGACCCCTCGGGCCGTAATGGTAATGGCCGAGATTAGTCAAACATTGAGTGAGTACTACGAGCAATATAAGCCTATGCGATTTTCGCGCATTCCGGTTTTTGAAGAGAGTCAAGACCGAGTGGTGGGTATGGTACTGAAAGACGAAGTGCTACGAGGGCTAGCTGAAGATCAGCATCAACTAACACTGACCAAGTTACGTCGTGATATAAAAAGTGTGCTAGATACCGAAATACTACCTACTTTGTTTGACCAGTTACTTACTCAGCGCGAGCACATTGCCATTGTACACGATGAGTACGGTACTGTGGTTGGGTTGGTTACTTTAGAAGACGTGTTAGAAACCATACTTGGTCTGGAAATTATGGACGAGAGCGATACGGTGGAAGATATGCAACGTCACGCTCGTCAGCAATGGGAGAAGCGCGCCAAGGAACAGGGATTGGCTACGTAG
- a CDS encoding sugar phosphate isomerase/epimerase family protein: MNRRHFLQQSTLAAATLASTTFTSSASPQLKTRKFTMSLDTGAIGVKADQSQLIDYAAQYGFEAVTPISDFLAKLSDGERSTLLENMQQKNIGWGVAGLPVEFRKDEDTLRDGLSKLPALAKGLQQANVTRVSTWIMPTHAELNYLKNLRQHTNRLREVAKILADYDLRFGLEYVGPTTLRHAKKYAFVHTLEETQALIEEIGQKNVGVVLDSFHWFTAQEDVKDILTLSNEDVVAGDLNDAHAGRSAVEQIDGERELPMATGLIDTQAFLDALVTIGFDGPVRAEPFNQTLRDMPDDKAVASTAEAMKKAFDLVG, translated from the coding sequence ATGAATCGACGCCATTTTTTACAACAATCTACCTTGGCCGCAGCTACGCTAGCCTCAACTACTTTTACTTCATCCGCTTCACCTCAACTAAAAACCCGGAAATTTACCATGAGTCTCGATACCGGGGCAATTGGAGTGAAAGCTGATCAGTCACAACTTATTGATTACGCAGCGCAATATGGTTTTGAGGCAGTTACCCCGATTTCTGATTTTCTAGCGAAGCTATCGGACGGAGAGCGTAGCACGCTTCTAGAAAACATGCAGCAGAAAAACATCGGCTGGGGGGTGGCCGGACTCCCGGTAGAATTTCGGAAAGACGAAGACACACTGCGCGATGGGCTGAGTAAACTACCCGCTTTAGCAAAAGGACTACAGCAGGCAAACGTCACCCGAGTGAGCACCTGGATTATGCCCACCCACGCCGAACTTAATTATTTGAAAAACTTACGACAACACACTAACCGCCTGCGAGAAGTTGCTAAAATATTAGCCGATTATGATTTGCGCTTTGGCTTGGAGTACGTAGGCCCAACCACCTTGCGACACGCCAAAAAGTATGCTTTCGTTCATACGTTAGAGGAAACTCAGGCCTTGATTGAAGAAATTGGGCAAAAGAATGTAGGAGTTGTGCTAGATAGCTTTCATTGGTTTACAGCACAGGAAGATGTAAAAGACATTTTGACGCTTTCCAATGAGGATGTTGTAGCGGGCGATCTTAATGATGCCCATGCCGGACGAAGTGCAGTGGAGCAAATAGATGGTGAGCGGGAGCTACCGATGGCTACTGGACTTATTGATACTCAGGCTTTTCTGGATGCCTTGGTAACCATTGGTTTTGATGGCCCGGTTCGTGCTGAACCCTTCAACCAAACCCTACGGGACATGCCTGATGATAAAGCAGTAGCTTCTACTGCCGAGGCTATGAAAAAAGCATTTGACCTAGTTGGATAG
- a CDS encoding DinB family protein, with product MNRTYTNALANQFEAIYEGEPWLDETFAKKLNGLTETQAFTRPSSNLRSVAEIISHLIAWRNDVLHRLQGNPRQVSMESSTNWPDREELQSVGWRTLKLQLAENQESLLALLRANDDEFLNQVDEHSSENETFGYLIEGLLHHDCYHLGQIGLIIKLLPT from the coding sequence ATGAACCGAACCTACACCAATGCTTTGGCAAATCAGTTTGAAGCGATTTATGAGGGCGAACCTTGGCTAGACGAAACCTTCGCTAAAAAACTAAATGGTCTGACTGAAACGCAAGCCTTCACTCGTCCATCATCTAATTTACGCAGCGTAGCCGAGATTATTTCTCACCTAATAGCGTGGCGTAATGATGTGTTACATCGGTTGCAAGGCAATCCTCGCCAAGTATCTATGGAAAGTTCTACCAATTGGCCTGACCGCGAAGAATTACAGTCAGTTGGGTGGCGCACACTTAAATTACAGCTAGCTGAGAATCAGGAGTCGCTGCTAGCTTTACTGAGAGCGAACGATGATGAATTTTTGAACCAGGTCGATGAGCATTCTTCCGAAAACGAAACTTTTGGGTACTTAATCGAAGGGCTACTACACCACGACTGCTACCATCTCGGGCAAATCGGTTTGATCATCAAGTTACTACCAACCTAA
- a CDS encoding bifunctional YncE family protein/alkaline phosphatase family protein → MFRHCLLLLSFLSILAACQSTPSSEEAADNIQWISQAPAGDHYAVIDTAGQTIIPNGRIIQPMGKTYRVAPHPYGLVMSDDGSIAISANSGTSPFSITIFQEPLSGSPRIRQIPEGAKNDEDLLGAVFMGLAISLDNQTVYVAGGQQNKIYLFDIASGQPRGEIDCTWRNADSVVYDNGYIGDMVLSQDGNTLYAVDQIGFRLITIDVDSQAIINNTSVGRYPFGIALSPDELEVYVANVGMFEYQPVVSSEDLSPEELKEQGLRFPATAYGSDEMKEGIQNDSLSIPGLGDPNIDEAFSVWTVDAASGEVTAKVKTGFLVGQMVEDFPAVGGASPNSLVATDKFVFVSNGNNDCVSVIDIQQDTVVQNIRLQPDKRLGNLRGIIPFGLALSPDQQRLYVAEAGINAVGVIDVPSQQLIGHLPVGWFPSKLAVSPDGKQLIVANAKGYGSGPNGGSTFELGEEGSYIGALMKGSITVLDIPTDDQLVEFTQQVVENNFNFREAEQVAQDQEENPIPAYPGEKESPIKHIIFVSKENRTYDEVFGQLKGGKGEASLARYGRDQTFSNDANTQTIENATVMPNHLTLAERFAISDNFYVDADHSADGHRWLVNTYPNEWVETHVAAAYGGKRKSVPGSEAPGNYGVVGSSGAIYPEDYNEAGSIWDHMERNDIEFYNFGFGVELANSYADSTLKYFGVRPLVNYPIPGPLYERTSRAYATYNMGIPDQFRADTFIEEFEEKWGEGGLPSVLTIILPNDHGAGDRPNAGYPFKESYMADNDLALGRLVEFLSNTPYWKNMAIVVTEDDSQDGVDHVDAHRSLLMIISPYAKRNYIGHQHYSFGSIFKTFWHILGVPHLNQYDYGATDLSDLFTSEPDTSAYQALPVNPLVFDPQKALDPFDEQFDWKAVLESPQLDDPADFQAAANERVQGGSNR, encoded by the coding sequence ATGTTTCGCCACTGTCTACTCTTACTCAGTTTTCTATCAATTCTCGCTGCTTGCCAATCTACTCCTTCTTCCGAGGAGGCTGCTGACAATATTCAATGGATATCTCAAGCTCCAGCGGGCGACCATTATGCAGTAATTGATACCGCTGGACAGACTATCATTCCCAATGGGCGAATAATTCAACCGATGGGTAAAACCTATCGAGTAGCCCCGCATCCCTATGGTTTGGTCATGAGTGATGATGGAAGTATTGCGATAAGTGCCAACTCAGGTACATCTCCGTTTTCTATAACCATTTTTCAGGAGCCACTTTCTGGCAGTCCGCGAATTCGGCAAATACCAGAGGGAGCGAAGAACGATGAGGATTTGCTGGGAGCTGTATTCATGGGCTTGGCGATTTCCCTGGATAACCAAACAGTGTACGTAGCTGGGGGACAGCAGAATAAAATTTACTTATTTGATATTGCCAGTGGTCAGCCTCGGGGTGAGATTGACTGTACCTGGCGCAATGCTGATAGCGTCGTTTATGATAATGGCTACATCGGCGATATGGTGCTAAGTCAGGATGGAAACACGCTTTACGCGGTCGATCAAATTGGCTTTCGGCTAATAACGATTGACGTGGATAGCCAGGCGATCATCAATAATACTTCAGTAGGGCGCTATCCGTTCGGAATAGCTCTCTCGCCCGATGAGTTAGAAGTCTACGTGGCGAATGTCGGTATGTTTGAGTATCAGCCAGTTGTATCCAGTGAAGATTTATCACCTGAAGAACTGAAAGAACAGGGCTTGCGCTTTCCCGCTACTGCCTACGGTAGTGATGAAATGAAGGAAGGCATTCAGAATGATTCGCTCAGTATTCCGGGATTGGGAGATCCCAATATAGACGAAGCCTTTTCAGTCTGGACGGTGGATGCTGCTTCGGGTGAAGTAACTGCTAAAGTAAAAACTGGATTTCTGGTAGGACAAATGGTGGAAGATTTTCCGGCAGTGGGTGGAGCTAGCCCTAACTCATTGGTAGCCACGGACAAATTTGTATTTGTGAGCAACGGTAATAACGATTGCGTTTCGGTAATTGATATTCAGCAGGATACCGTAGTGCAAAATATTCGATTACAACCCGATAAACGTTTGGGTAATCTGCGGGGAATTATTCCGTTCGGCTTAGCCCTCTCACCCGACCAGCAGCGACTGTACGTAGCTGAAGCGGGAATCAACGCGGTAGGAGTCATTGATGTACCAAGTCAGCAGCTAATTGGGCATTTACCCGTCGGTTGGTTTCCTTCCAAACTAGCGGTTAGTCCTGACGGCAAACAGTTAATAGTCGCCAATGCTAAAGGTTATGGGAGTGGTCCCAACGGTGGTTCTACTTTTGAGCTAGGTGAGGAGGGAAGCTACATCGGCGCGCTTATGAAAGGTTCAATCACGGTGCTAGATATTCCGACTGATGACCAACTAGTGGAGTTTACCCAGCAAGTCGTTGAGAATAATTTCAATTTTCGTGAAGCCGAACAAGTAGCTCAGGATCAAGAAGAAAATCCAATTCCGGCGTATCCGGGTGAGAAAGAATCGCCTATCAAACACATTATTTTTGTCAGTAAGGAGAACCGTACGTATGATGAAGTTTTTGGACAACTGAAAGGTGGGAAAGGAGAAGCATCTCTGGCTCGTTACGGTCGTGATCAGACTTTTAGTAATGATGCGAATACCCAAACGATAGAAAACGCGACCGTAATGCCCAATCATCTGACTTTAGCCGAACGTTTTGCCATTAGCGATAATTTTTACGTGGATGCCGATCATTCTGCCGATGGTCATCGTTGGCTGGTCAATACCTATCCAAACGAATGGGTAGAAACCCACGTGGCGGCGGCTTACGGCGGAAAGCGAAAGTCGGTACCCGGTTCAGAAGCACCGGGAAATTATGGGGTTGTTGGTTCGTCCGGGGCAATTTATCCCGAAGATTACAACGAAGCAGGTTCTATCTGGGATCATATGGAACGCAACGATATCGAATTCTACAACTTTGGTTTTGGAGTAGAACTGGCGAATAGCTACGCGGACTCTACATTAAAGTACTTTGGGGTACGTCCGCTCGTAAATTACCCCATTCCCGGCCCACTCTACGAGCGGACATCGCGCGCCTATGCCACCTACAATATGGGAATTCCCGATCAGTTTAGGGCCGATACATTTATTGAGGAGTTTGAAGAGAAATGGGGCGAAGGTGGCTTACCCTCGGTGCTCACCATTATCTTGCCCAACGATCACGGAGCGGGTGACCGCCCTAACGCGGGGTATCCATTTAAAGAAAGTTATATGGCAGACAACGATTTGGCTCTAGGGCGACTAGTAGAGTTTCTTTCTAACACTCCGTACTGGAAGAATATGGCGATTGTCGTGACCGAAGATGACTCTCAGGATGGAGTTGATCACGTGGATGCCCATCGTAGTCTTCTCATGATTATTTCTCCCTACGCCAAGAGAAACTACATAGGCCATCAGCATTACAGCTTCGGTAGTATTTTTAAAACATTCTGGCATATCCTCGGTGTTCCTCATTTAAATCAATATGATTATGGAGCGACTGATCTGTCGGACTTATTTACCTCCGAGCCCGATACTTCAGCTTATCAAGCTTTACCAGTCAACCCATTAGTGTTTGATCCACAAAAAGCTCTTGATCCATTTGACGAGCAGTTTGACTGGAAAGCGGTGCTGGAATCTCCTCAATTGGATGATCCGGCTGATTTTCAGGCAGCGGCAAATGAGCGGGTTCAAGGGGGAAGTAATCGTTGA
- a CDS encoding SusD/RagB family nutrient-binding outer membrane lipoprotein, whose translation MHNKILSWGILLLIINLAGCTDDFEEINTNPNRPEEVSADLLLSKVLSTAANENALEAWNRGNIAAQYTAKINFTDFDRYLWEDNGGYWNDLYGNLRDIENILAIARDEESPNPSYEGVALVMKAWTYVELTSLWGDIPFTEAIQGRAEQPILQPQYTPQAEVFAGILDDLQQANDLLQTDGAAVAGDLIFQGDLAKWKKFTNSLRVRVLMRISGKQDVSSDLQEIIANQPLMESNDDNALMEYLPSQPNTWPVHTFRVGSFDEYRLSLTNEGILRGFDDPRLFRWFRPTDRTIGTEGAVYVGMPNGLSENNASTFNGGAQNVSRCSRILYEEPNSVDAVLMQYAELQFLLAEAVQRGLVSGDAQAFYEQGVTSSFDYWEVPMPGGYLSQSGVAYDNSLETIMNQKWLSLFLNGYEAYYDHRRTGFPAAITPGPDNVNSDQVPVRYLYPDDQQTLNTANYQAAIARQGEDNINTQMWLLNN comes from the coding sequence ATGCATAATAAGATTTTATCCTGGGGCATTCTGCTGCTCATTATCAATCTGGCAGGTTGCACCGACGACTTTGAAGAGATTAATACTAATCCTAACCGCCCCGAAGAGGTATCGGCCGATCTGCTACTCTCTAAAGTGCTAAGTACCGCAGCGAATGAAAATGCGCTGGAAGCCTGGAACCGGGGAAATATTGCTGCGCAGTATACCGCCAAAATCAACTTTACTGACTTCGACCGATACCTTTGGGAAGACAATGGTGGCTACTGGAATGACCTATACGGCAACCTTCGGGATATTGAGAATATCCTGGCTATTGCCCGCGATGAAGAAAGCCCCAATCCTAGCTACGAGGGAGTAGCGTTGGTGATGAAAGCCTGGACGTATGTCGAGCTAACTAGCCTGTGGGGCGACATTCCGTTTACCGAAGCTATTCAGGGGCGCGCCGAACAACCTATTCTGCAACCACAGTACACTCCCCAAGCCGAAGTTTTCGCCGGAATCCTAGATGACCTACAGCAAGCCAACGATCTACTTCAGACGGATGGAGCTGCTGTTGCGGGTGATTTGATCTTTCAGGGTGACCTAGCCAAGTGGAAGAAATTTACCAACTCGCTACGGGTTCGTGTACTGATGCGTATTTCCGGTAAGCAAGACGTGTCTTCGGATTTGCAAGAAATCATTGCTAATCAGCCCCTGATGGAAAGCAATGATGATAATGCCTTGATGGAATATTTGCCTAGTCAACCTAATACTTGGCCGGTTCATACTTTTCGGGTAGGTTCGTTTGATGAGTATCGGTTGAGCCTAACCAATGAAGGTATTCTGAGGGGGTTTGATGATCCCCGTTTGTTCCGATGGTTTCGTCCAACGGATCGTACTATTGGCACTGAAGGCGCGGTTTACGTTGGAATGCCCAACGGTCTGAGCGAAAACAATGCATCAACTTTCAATGGTGGAGCACAAAATGTATCTCGCTGTAGCCGTATTCTATACGAAGAACCTAACAGCGTAGACGCGGTACTGATGCAGTACGCCGAACTGCAATTTTTGCTGGCAGAAGCGGTTCAACGCGGATTGGTCTCAGGCGATGCCCAGGCTTTCTACGAGCAAGGGGTAACTAGCTCATTTGATTATTGGGAGGTTCCAATGCCCGGCGGTTACCTGAGCCAAAGTGGTGTAGCTTACGACAACTCCCTAGAGACAATTATGAATCAAAAGTGGCTTTCACTATTCTTAAATGGCTATGAAGCTTACTACGACCACCGACGTACTGGTTTTCCTGCTGCAATCACCCCGGGTCCGGATAATGTAAATAGCGATCAAGTTCCAGTACGCTACTTGTATCCCGACGATCAGCAAACGTTAAACACGGCGAACTACCAGGCGGCTATTGCCCGCCAGGGAGAAGATAATATCAATACTCAGATGTGGCTTTTGAACAATTAG